A region of Solanum dulcamara chromosome 7, daSolDulc1.2, whole genome shotgun sequence DNA encodes the following proteins:
- the LOC129894703 gene encoding uncharacterized protein LOC129894703: protein MDGVASTWDFNCNLEVDLGSEENAHIVYTALAVDKELQPDKVKRHMSVSNGKLSVNFEAVEARFLRASFSAFVDVLTLTTKTIEEFGPKKD, encoded by the exons ATGGATGGTGTGGCGTCTACATGGGACTTCAACTG CAACTTGGAAGTAGATCTTGGGTCTGAAGAAAATGCTCATATTGTCTATACTGCATTGGCTGTTGATAAGGAG TTGCAGCCAGATAAAGTGAAGAGGCACATGTCTGTATCTAATGGGAAGCTTTCAGT GAATTTTGAGGCTGTTGAAGCAAGATTTCTTCGTGCATCATTTAGTGCATTTGTAGATGTACTCACACTCACAACAAAAACCATTGAAGAATTTGGTCCAAAGAAGGATTAG
- the LOC129894702 gene encoding protein ABIL3, whose product METLNSPATMTFPREPANFDEVSMHQSMLFSNSLKDLRNLRKQLYSAAEYFELSYSNDEQKDIVVDALKEYAIKALVNTVDHLGSVTYKVSDFLDEKVDEVSGTELRISCIEQRLKTCQEYIDNEGLSQQSLVIHTPKYHKRYILPVGETAHGPNLTKLQYQGCSLDDQDDWNQFRNAVRATIRETPPPAAGKGFSPSPSPLLQQYGKFSFSGSTPKKELDKRTVSPHRFPLLRTASLASRPTTPKSSRPTTPNKSRPTTPNPSNGRRYAAEPRKSASMRLYVDNINTKDPEQHSSKSKRLLKSLLSRRKSKKDETLYRYIDEY is encoded by the exons ATGGAGACATTGAATTCACCAGCTACAATGACCTTTCCCAGAGAGCCAGCCAACTTTGATGAGGTTTCTATGCATCAAAGCATGCTCTTTTCTAATAGTCTTAAG GATTTGAGGAATCTGAGGAAACAACTTTACTCAGCAGctgaatattttgaattatcttATTCTAATGACGAGCAAAAAGATAT TGTGGTAGATGCGTTGAAAGAGTATGCTATTAAAGCACTTGTGAACACTGTGGATCATTTAGGCTCTGTGACATACAAGGTCAGTGATTTCTTGGATGAAAAAGTTGATGAAGTTTCTGGAACAGAGCTGCGTATATCTTGCATTGAGCAG AGACTGAAGACATGCCAGGAGTACATTGATAACGAGGGCCTGTCACAGCAGTCATTGGTTATTCATACTCCTAAGTATCACAAGCGATATATATTACCAG TTGGCGAGACAGCACATGGTCCTAATCTCACCAAGTTACAGTACCAAGGGTGTAGTCTTGACGATCAAGATGATTGGAATCAATTTAGAAATG CTGTGCGAGCAACAATTAGAGAGACTCCACCACCTGCAGCTGG GAAAGGATTCTCCCCATCACCTTCTCCACTTCTTCAGCAGTATGGAAAATTTTCGTTCTCCGGATCCACACCAAAAAAGGAATTAG ACAAGCGAACAGTTTCACCACATCGGTTTCCTCTTTTACGAACTGCATCTCTTGCTAGTCGGCCAACCACTCCCAAAAGTTCTAGGCCAACCACCCCAAATAAGAGTCGGCCTACTACTCCAAACCCTTCAAATGGGAGACGG TATGCTGCTGAGCCTCGTAAATCAGCTTCAATGCGGCTTTATGTGGACAATATAAACACCAAAGATCCTGAGCAACATTCCAGCAAAAGTAAACGTCTGCTTAAATCATTGCTGAGTCGACgcaaatcaaagaaagatgaAACGCTATATAGATACATAGATGAATATTaa
- the LOC129894549 gene encoding protein RKD4: MDMNSQAFDVLKMENQNNDEFDWLYSEEEYPPSPFGTWQQDSRLSNGGLLNFEFDPFQLPNDIQNNHFPYFGLEEICQDLGLYDLKLLPPSFQEDNNTLIDDANAIANVMPLNMTHDLLGESQQVTNSAFYEINGGSMEFIKKWNNNNNNGRHKKSDTLELEEIQRYFHVPITKAAKELRVGLTVLKKRCRELNIMRWPHRKLKSLQTLIHSVKEMGLTSEVEMLEEHQRMVEKVPEMELTERTKKLRQACFKANYKKRRASMVAAFY; encoded by the exons ATGGATATGAATTCTCAAGCATTTGATGTTCTAAAGATGGAAAATCAGAATAATGATGAATTTGATTGGTTATATTCAGAAGAAGAATACCCTCCTTCCCCCTTCGG AACATGGCAACAAGATTCAAGATTGTCCAATGGAGGCTTATTGAACTTTGAATTTGATCCCTTTCAATTACCCAATGATATCCAAAACAACCATTTTCCATATTTTGGGCTTGAAGAAATATGCCAAGATTTGGGCTTGTACGACTTGAAATTACTACCACCTTCATTTCAAGAAGACAATAATACCCTCATTGATGACGCGAATGCCATTGCCAATGTCATGCCTCTGAACATGACACATGATCTTTTAGGTGAATCTCAACAGGTTACTAATTCCGCTTTTTATGAAATTAATGGTGGTTCGATGGAGTTTATTAAGAAgtggaataataataataataatgggaGGCATAAGAAGAGCGATACGTTGGAATTGGAAGAGATACAGAGGTATTTTCATGTACCAATAACAAAAGCAGCAAAGGAGTTAAGAGTTGGGTTGACagtgttgaagaaaagatgTAGGGAACTAAATATAATGCGATGGCCTCATCGAAAACTTAAGAGCTTGCAAACTCTTATTCATAGCGTTAAG GAAATGGGACTTACAAGTGAAGTTGAAATGCTGGAAGAGCACCAAAGGATGGTAGAGAAAGTGCCTGAAATGGAACTAACTGAAAGAACAAAGAAGTTAAGACAAGCATGCTTCAAGGCTAATTACAAGAAAAGAAGGGCCTCTATGGTTGCTGCTttctattaa
- the LOC129895124 gene encoding uncharacterized protein LOC129895124, with the protein MASHNHHDQDFETSANPSYSTPKLSLSKLPNKPIRNNNNNNPLLAAYTTPPFHPTVTIPFQWEEVPGKPKVTKSKTARCLDLPPRLTSLLNEAGKITSTPSPTTVLDGPYVGRSFSSINEAAIEKKEEIIISSNNKENMMMRSWRWESFREDNRGIVVKGNFDFSRPLNSTTSSAYDFNTHQRKFLRKGSFFNFSRNNSNLLGGIYESFKEAVPWRWRRPKNKRAI; encoded by the exons ATGgcctctcataatcatcatgaTCAAGATTTCGAAACAAGTGCTAATCCTTCTTATTCTACTCCAAAACTTTCTTTATCTAAACTCCCAAACAAGCCAATtagaaacaacaataataataatccaCTACTAGCTGCATACACTACTCCACCATTTCATCCAACAGTTACAATTCCATTTCAATGGGAAGAAGTACCAGGAAAACCAAAAGTTACAAAGTCCAAAACGGCAAGGTGTCTAGATTTGCCACCAAGGTTAACGTCGTTGTTGAATGAAGCAGGTAAAATTACGAGTACACCCTCGCCAACGACCGTGCTAGACGGGCCTTACGTGGGCAGATCTTTTTCGTCGATTAATGAAGCAGCTATtgagaagaaagaagagatcATCATAAGTAGTAATAATAAGGAGAATATGATGATGAGATCATGGAGATGGGAAAGCTTTAGGGAGGATAATAGAGGAATTGTTGTCAAGGGTAATTTCGACTTTTCTCGTCCTCTTAATAGTACTACTTCAAGTGCTTATGATTTTAATACACATCAAAGGAAATTCTTAAGGAAAGGgagcttcttcaatttctctcgTAACAATTCCAATCTCTTG GGAGGAATTTACGAAAGCTTTAAGGAGGCGGTCCCATGGAGATGGAGACGGCCAAAAAACAAAAGAGCTATCTGA
- the LOC129895082 gene encoding uncharacterized protein LOC129895082 yields MDEKGVSKSCLFTSEGRRESLCPIFFGVSCVFVALGLLPEPEKCDENLSQVRNKMLQGSAQLLGLLVWRVQRDEASNEKSELLLKLENAEKKIEELKNLRREDAKANEKVVCIYAAQEQCWFNERKKLRQQIGAFMNELRVLEKHKDTLIAELNSKLEESNAVVQSKDKIIEDEGKARHDLEEKLKKAEAIAEELRNTAKFDAQRHANEISKHKTAFIELVSNQRQLEAEMGRALRQAEAAKQEVNSVLEQKEQSILMTQKLSMELVKMRKDLEQKEQILSAMLRKSKLDTAEKQMLLKEIKLSKAKRKQAELETERWKTASESRYERHSLRHMLYKRMNPKLEVVASGKGMLSSAIMQPTGKCRSQKTDYLLDEQPEGTKEPELFPHVPDKFLTEDAEEEIITDDVEHLENWVRSEAEKYSVVVEHRHQLELDAFAEQLRLKDERLEAFRWRLLSMELESKRLQSHIEVLDHDLAQLRQDNMKLDALLLNREVELQSLKQPLAEYFHLPDSQKSNNANACPKEQDKANHTVWSNVTLIKTKPGEKEQETKNHPEETSQKVKNGKKVDTRTNNPQKDIILTLQSPTKEIGEVKDGASHLNASKAEQFSTEDARNAETSTSECDSKIKKKKSLWKMDLHALGVSYKIKRLNQQFVMLERLTGKQELSGNSENNDNGRSGTRGFHALMSLLNKQVARYESLQGKIDDLCKRMHENDLNVNCEGSVIRKTKEETKMLEHFLEETFQLQRYIVATGQKLMEVQTKIASGFVGAAEELDTPASFDVKRFADGIRTLFREVQRGLEVRVSRIIGDLEGTLACDGITYFKR; encoded by the exons ATGGATGAAAAGGGTGTCTCAAAATCCTGTTTGTTTACATCAGAAGGGAGAAGGGAGAGCTTATGTCCAATTTTCTTTGGTGTTTCTTGTGTATTTGTTGCTCTAGGGCTCTTGCCGGAGCCTGAAAAATGTGATGAGAACTTGTCACAAGTGAGAAATAAGATGCTTCAAGGAAGTGCTCAGCTCTTGGGGTTACTTGTCTGGAGAGTTCAGAGGGATGAAGCAAGCAATGAAAAGTCTGAATTATTACTTAAGTTGGAGAATGCAGAGAAAAAAATCGAAGAACTGAAGAACTTAAGAAGGGAAGATGCTAAAGCAAATGAGAAAGTTGTGTGCATATATGCAGCACAAGAGCAGTGTTGGTTCAATGAGAGGAAGAAACTTAGGCAGCAAATTGGTGCTTTTATGAATGAATTAAGAGTTCTTGAGAAGCACAAGGACACCCTTATTGCTGAATTGAATAGCAAGTTGGAGGAGAGTAATGCAGTGGTGCAGTCAAAAGATAAGATTATTGAGGACGAAGGGAAAGCACGTCATGATCTTGAAGAAAAGCTGAAAAAGGCTGAAGCTATAGCAGAAGAATTAAGGAACACTGCGAAGTTTGATGCTCAGAGGCATGCTAATGAGATCTCCAAACACAAGACTGCATTCATTGAATTGGTGTCTAATCAGAGGCAGCTTGAAGCGGAGATGGGCCGTGCCCTCAGACAAGCTGAAGCAGCAAAGCAAGAGGTTAATTCTGTACTTGAGCAAAAAGAGCAGTCTATCTTGATGACCCAAAAACTATCGATGGAGCTAGTTAAAATGCGCAAGGATTTGGAACAAAAAGAGCAGATTTTGTCAGCTATGCTGAGGAAATCCAAATTGGATACAGCAGAGAAACAAATGCTTTTAAAGGAGATCAAATTATCAAAAGCCAAGAGAAAGCAGGCTGAGCTAGAGACGGAGAGATGGAAGACAGCTTCAGAGTCTAGGTATGAGAGACATTCATTGAGACATATGCTGTACAAACGTATGAATCCGAAGTTGGAGGTTGTTGCCAGCGGGAAAGGGATGCTTTCAAGTGCAATCATGCAACCAACTGGAAAGTGCAGATCACAGAAGACTGATTATCTTCTCGACGAGCAACCTGAGGGTACAAAAGAGCCAGAACTATTTCCTCATGTTCCTGATAAATTCTTGACTGAGGATGCTGAAGAAGAAA TAATCACAGATGACGTTGAGCACTTGGAGAATTGGGTTCGATCAGAGGCTGAAAAATACAGTGTTGTAGTTGAGCACAGGCATCAACTGGAGCTGGATGCTTTTGCAGAACAACTGAGACTCAAAGATGAGAGGTTAGAAGCTTTTCGATGGCGCCTACTCAGTATGGAACTTGAGTCAAAGAGGCTGCAGTCACATATTGAAGTGCTGGACCATGATCTAGCTCAGCTCCGGCAAGATAATATGAAATTGGATGCATTGCTATTGAATCGAGAAGTAGAATTACAATCCCTCAAACAGCCACTCGCGGAATATTTTCACCTTCCTGATTCCCAGAAGTCCAACAATGCAAATGCTTGTCCAAAAGAGCAGGACAAAGCCAATCATACAGTTTGGTCCAACGTGACACTTATAAAGACAAAACCAGGAGAAAAAGAGCAAGAAACAAAGAACCATCCCGAGGAAACCTCTCAGAAggtaaaaaatggaaaaaaagttGACACCAGAACAAATAACCCACAAAAAGACATAATTTTGACTTTACAGTCTCCTACAAAGGAGATTGGTGAGGTGAAAGATGGAGCCTCACATCTGAATGCTTCTAAGGCAGAACAATTTAGCACAGAGGATGCTCGGAATGCTGAAACATCAACTTCAGAATGTGATagcaaaattaagaaaaagaagtCGCTATGGAAAATGGATTTACATGCTCTTGGAGTTTCATACAAAATCAAGAGGCTTAATCAGCAATTTGTCATGCTCGAGAGGTTGACAGGAAAACAAGAACTTTCTGGAAACAGTGAAAACAATGATAATGGACGATCTGGCACGAGAGGATTCCATGCATTGATGTCTTTACTGAATAAACAAGTTGCTCGTTACGAGTCCCTTCAGGGGAAAATCGATGATCTATGCAAGAGGATG CATGAGAATGACCTGAATGTAAATTGTGAAGGTTCAGTTATACGAAAAACGAAGGAAGAAACTAAGATGCTAGAGCACTTTCTTGAAGAAACTTTTCAATTGCAAAGATACATAGTTGCAACAGGACAGAAATTGATGGAAGTCCAAACAAAGATTGCTTCTGGATTTGTCGGAGCTGCAGAAGAACTTGATACACCTGCAAGCTTTGATGTCAAGCGGTTTGCTGATGGCATTAGAACTCTTTTTAGGGAAGTTCAGAGAGGCCTTGAAGTTCGTGTATCTCGAATTATAGGTGATCTTGAGGGAACTTTGGCCTGTGATGGCATCACGTATTTCAAGAGATAG